Within Streptomyces roseirectus, the genomic segment GCGTCCTGGTCGCCGAGGACCAGTCGGCCGTCCGCTCGGGCCTCGTCCTGATCCTGCGCAGCGCGCCGGACATCGAGGTCGTGGGCGAGGCCGCGGACGGGGAGCAAGCGGTGGCGCTGGCCCGGGAGTTGAGGCCGGATCTGGTCCTGATGGACGTTCAGATGCCGCGCCTGGACGGCGTGTCGGCGACGCGGAGGGTCGTCGCGGAGGGCCTGGCGGACGTCCTCGTGCTGACGACGTTCGACCTGGACGAGTACGTCTTCGGTGCCCTCAGGGCGGGCGCGTCCGGTTTCCTGCTGAAGAACGCGGAGGCGGGCCAACTCCTGGACGCCGTACGGACGGTGGCCCGGGGTGAGGGGC encodes:
- a CDS encoding response regulator — encoded protein: MIRVLVAEDQSAVRSGLVLILRSAPDIEVVGEAADGEQAVALARELRPDLVLMDVQMPRLDGVSATRRVVAEGLADVLVLTTFDLDEYVFGALRAGASGFLLKNAEAGQLLDAVRTVARGEGLIAPAVTRRLIAEFAVAGPREPRADPAVLDTLTRREREVLACVGEGLSNAAIAERLDMAEATVKTHVSRLLAKLELRSRVQAAVLAQELGI